The DNA region ACCTCCAAGTTCAGGGCAAACCAATGGAGTATGTCATCACTGGGGGATGGGCTGAGAAGGCCCTCACCGAGGCCAAGCTGTTCGGCGAAACAAGAATCGTCGCAACGTCCAAGGACCAGAAGTACACCTTCATTCCAGAGGAAGTCAGATTCAATGCTGGTGCAGCATTCGGACACATCACGAGCAACAACACACTCTACGGGACTGAATGGCCGTACTGGCCGACGGTTCCAGAGGATGTGCCTCTGGTCTGTGACATGTCATCCGACTTCATGGCAAGGGTGGTTGATGTAAAGAAGTTCGGAGTGATATATGCTGGTGCCCAGAAGAACCTGGGTCCTGCAGGAGTCACAGTGGTAATTGTCAGGGAGGACCTGCTCGGCAGAGCTCCAGAGAACATCCCGACCATGTGCAAGTGGAGGACACATGCAAAGGATGATGCGCCATCGCTGTACAATACACCCCCAGTCTTCGCGATATACATCTCAAAGCTTGCCCTTGACTACACCAAGGAAGTCGGAGGCATCCCGGCCATCGAGAAGGTCAATCGTCAGAAGGCCAAGATAATCTACGATGTCATTGATGCCTCAGGCGGCTTCTACAGGGGACACGCAAGACCGGACTCGAGATCTCTGATGAACATCACATTCCGACTGCCTTCAGAAGAGCTCGAGACAAAGTTCGCAGATGAGGCAAAGAAGCTGGGAATGATAGGGCTGAAGGGCCATCGTTCCGTCGGCGGCATGCGAGCATCACTCTACAATGCCGTGACAGTTGAGTCGGCGAAGGTGCTTGGCGAATTCATGACAGAGTTTCAAGCCAAGAACCAGTAGTCACTTTGCGCGAGCGGAGGCGAAACAGCGCCTCCGCAATCTTCTTTTTCCAGTCACAAGAGGTTCATGCTGAGCTCTTTCGCTTCTTGGAAAACTGACTCACAGCGTTGACCAGCGCTTCTCGAAGAGATGGCATCAAGGCCGCGTCCATGACGC from Candidatus Thorarchaeota archaeon includes:
- the serC gene encoding 3-phosphoserine/phosphohydroxythreonine transaminase, whose translation is MTKRAHNFNPGPAAIPLPALKKAQEEFLDFAGTGMSILEVSHRSKEYEKVHYAATDLLRELLRVPSDYKILWLQGGASTQFFMVPMNLQVQGKPMEYVITGGWAEKALTEAKLFGETRIVATSKDQKYTFIPEEVRFNAGAAFGHITSNNTLYGTEWPYWPTVPEDVPLVCDMSSDFMARVVDVKKFGVIYAGAQKNLGPAGVTVVIVREDLLGRAPENIPTMCKWRTHAKDDAPSLYNTPPVFAIYISKLALDYTKEVGGIPAIEKVNRQKAKIIYDVIDASGGFYRGHARPDSRSLMNITFRLPSEELETKFADEAKKLGMIGLKGHRSVGGMRASLYNAVTVESAKVLGEFMTEFQAKNQ